One Bacillus amyloliquefaciens DSM 7 = ATCC 23350 DNA window includes the following coding sequences:
- a CDS encoding NAD-dependent epimerase/dehydratase family protein translates to MKNIAIIGGAGFIGSELAALLQTKGYHTIIADQKKPAFDTEYRHTDILDRTSLRESLRGADAVVHLAAMVGVDSCRSNEEDVIRVNFEGTKNVAEVCGELGISTLLFSSSSEVFGDSPDFPYTETSRKLPKSAYGKAKLQSEEYLREQASDKLHIRVVRYFNVYGPKQREDFVINKFFSLAENGSELPLYGDGGQIRCFSYISDIVNGTYLALVHEGAVFEDFNIGNDQPITIKELAEKVNVLSGREKDNYLFKKLGEDGVRGKDIEIFKRAPSIEKAKRLLGYSPKVSLNEGLEIIKDERQKHKLSLS, encoded by the coding sequence ATGAAGAATATTGCGATTATCGGAGGGGCCGGTTTTATCGGAAGCGAACTGGCGGCGTTATTACAGACTAAAGGGTATCACACCATTATTGCAGACCAAAAGAAGCCGGCTTTTGACACTGAATACCGCCACACGGATATTCTTGACCGGACGTCGCTGCGCGAATCACTGAGGGGAGCGGATGCGGTTGTCCATTTGGCGGCAATGGTCGGAGTGGACAGCTGCCGAAGCAATGAAGAAGACGTCATACGGGTCAATTTTGAAGGAACGAAAAACGTCGCCGAGGTATGCGGTGAATTGGGAATCAGCACACTTCTTTTCTCATCGAGCTCAGAAGTGTTCGGAGATTCACCTGATTTTCCTTATACCGAGACAAGCAGAAAGCTTCCGAAATCGGCTTACGGAAAAGCCAAACTGCAATCAGAGGAATATTTAAGAGAACAAGCTTCCGATAAACTTCATATTCGGGTCGTCCGGTACTTTAATGTATACGGACCGAAACAGCGCGAGGATTTTGTCATAAACAAGTTTTTCAGTCTGGCCGAGAATGGCTCAGAGCTGCCTCTTTACGGAGACGGCGGACAAATACGCTGCTTCAGCTATATCAGTGATATCGTCAACGGAACTTATCTCGCGCTCGTTCATGAAGGAGCCGTCTTTGAAGACTTCAATATCGGGAACGACCAGCCGATCACGATAAAAGAACTGGCTGAGAAAGTCAATGTGCTCTCAGGCAGAGAGAAGGATAACTATCTGTTTAAGAAGCTCGGTGAAGACGGCGTAAGAGGAAAAGACATCGAGATTTTTAAACGGGCGCCGTCAATCGAGAAGGCGAAACGTTTGCTTGGATATTCTCCGAAAGTAAGTCTGAATGAAGGCCTGGAGATCATTAAAGATGAAAGACAAAAGCACAAACTTTCACTTTCCTAA
- a CDS encoding DegT/DnrJ/EryC1/StrS family aminotransferase — protein sequence MTSEEIASVTETIQSGWISKGPKVIDFEKKLGECIGAEHVISCNSGTAALHMALLALGVGEGDEVIVPSFTFCSSVNVILHAGAVPVFADICEKSLCADPEDVRKKITPRTKAVIAVHFAGYPADLENLQSICKEHGLYLIEDAAHALGTKYNGSMIGTHGDAVCFSFYATKNITTGEGGALVMKDEQAAERARLYGWHGITKNAWNRYGEKGSWRYDVLLPGFKYNMTDIQAALGLVQLKRANEIQEKREQIAQFYVRELSGQADKAALPLSDIPNGITHSWHLFILRIRENGGMDRDLFIEKMKEKQIGLSVHFIPVHMHPYYKKHFPAELPVTERVFREIVSLPLYSQLSDEDCSYIVKSIKEVLTISQEVGS from the coding sequence ATGACAAGCGAAGAAATCGCAAGCGTCACCGAAACAATTCAATCGGGATGGATTTCGAAAGGCCCGAAGGTAATAGATTTTGAAAAAAAGCTGGGAGAATGTATAGGAGCCGAACACGTCATCAGCTGTAATTCAGGAACCGCTGCATTACACATGGCTTTATTGGCGCTCGGTGTGGGAGAAGGCGATGAAGTCATCGTGCCGAGCTTCACGTTCTGTTCCAGTGTCAATGTCATCCTGCACGCCGGAGCCGTTCCTGTGTTTGCGGATATATGCGAGAAAAGTCTGTGTGCAGATCCTGAAGATGTCAGGAAGAAAATAACGCCGCGCACAAAAGCGGTAATTGCGGTTCATTTTGCCGGCTATCCGGCTGATCTGGAAAACTTGCAGTCCATTTGTAAAGAACACGGATTATACCTGATTGAAGACGCCGCTCATGCGCTCGGTACAAAATATAACGGAAGTATGATCGGCACCCACGGCGATGCGGTGTGCTTCAGCTTTTACGCTACCAAAAATATTACGACGGGGGAAGGCGGAGCCCTCGTCATGAAAGACGAACAGGCCGCAGAAAGAGCGAGGCTGTACGGCTGGCACGGCATCACAAAAAATGCCTGGAACCGGTACGGTGAAAAAGGCAGCTGGAGATACGACGTTTTACTGCCGGGTTTTAAATATAATATGACGGATATTCAGGCCGCACTCGGTCTGGTTCAATTGAAACGCGCAAATGAAATTCAAGAAAAACGGGAACAGATCGCTCAATTTTATGTCCGTGAACTGTCAGGCCAAGCTGACAAAGCAGCGCTTCCGCTTTCTGACATTCCAAACGGCATAACGCACTCATGGCATTTATTTATTTTACGGATTCGAGAAAACGGCGGCATGGACAGAGATCTGTTTATTGAGAAAATGAAAGAAAAACAAATCGGGCTGAGCGTGCACTTTATTCCCGTGCATATGCATCCTTACTATAAAAAACATTTTCCTGCTGAGCTTCCGGTAACTGAACGTGTTTTCCGGGAGATCGTATCACTGCCTCTTTACAGCCAGTTATCAGATGAGGATTGCAGCTATATTGTTAAGTCTATAAAAGAAGTTTTGACTATCAGCCAGGAGGTTGGATCATGA
- a CDS encoding nucleotide sugar dehydrogenase, producing the protein MNTVTKEASNLGQKRLLHLIETKQAIVGVLGMGYVGFPLALECVDKGYNVIGFDKNSEKVSLLAAGSSHIQDIEDDRLNSALQTKRFQVSADMSLIQKCDIIVICVPTPLDKKDKIPDLSYIDSAVDSMIAYGRQHQLLILESTTYPGTTKKKIAERMASSRRMEIGTDFFTAYSPERIDPGNSQYEVSDIPKVVGGITQTCTELASAFYSTIVTSIHPVTSPEVAETAKLLENTYRYVNIALINEMALNCRELDIDIWEVICAADTKPFGFQKFIPGPGVGGHCIPIDPFYFKWIANEKGLQTKLIDLADEINSNMPISVSDYALKLAGKDKCSILIIGAAYKKNTNDPRESSVFTIMEELMGKGCTIDYHDPFISKISLNDGSRKQSVPFTKEQINQYDVIIIHTDHDVIDYSILKDASPIIFDTRNVCREKSADNCRVVTL; encoded by the coding sequence ATGAATACTGTCACAAAAGAAGCCAGCAACCTTGGTCAAAAACGGCTGTTACATCTGATTGAAACGAAGCAGGCGATTGTAGGCGTGTTAGGCATGGGATATGTGGGATTTCCTCTTGCACTGGAATGTGTTGATAAAGGATACAATGTTATCGGATTCGACAAAAACAGTGAAAAGGTTTCCTTGTTAGCCGCCGGAAGCAGCCATATTCAAGATATAGAGGACGACAGACTGAACTCTGCTTTACAAACAAAACGATTTCAAGTCAGTGCCGACATGTCGCTTATCCAAAAATGTGACATCATTGTGATATGTGTGCCGACACCCCTGGACAAAAAAGACAAGATCCCCGATTTATCCTACATCGACAGTGCAGTTGACAGCATGATCGCTTATGGACGACAGCATCAGCTTTTAATTTTAGAAAGCACCACCTACCCTGGAACAACGAAAAAAAAGATTGCCGAAAGAATGGCATCAAGCCGCCGCATGGAAATAGGAACAGACTTTTTTACGGCTTATTCACCGGAAAGAATCGATCCGGGCAACAGTCAATATGAAGTATCAGATATTCCTAAAGTAGTCGGCGGGATTACACAGACTTGCACAGAACTCGCCTCAGCGTTTTACAGCACCATCGTTACCAGCATTCACCCGGTCACCTCACCCGAAGTAGCTGAAACAGCTAAACTCCTAGAGAATACCTATCGTTATGTCAATATAGCTCTCATCAATGAAATGGCGCTTAATTGCCGTGAACTCGACATTGATATATGGGAAGTCATCTGCGCGGCGGACACGAAGCCGTTCGGCTTTCAAAAATTTATCCCGGGCCCCGGGGTCGGAGGCCATTGTATCCCGATTGATCCTTTTTACTTCAAATGGATTGCGAATGAAAAAGGGCTGCAGACAAAATTAATTGATCTGGCAGACGAAATCAATTCTAACATGCCGATTTCTGTCTCTGACTATGCCCTGAAACTGGCGGGCAAAGACAAATGCAGCATTTTAATAATAGGAGCCGCCTATAAAAAAAATACAAATGATCCGCGTGAATCCTCAGTGTTTACGATAATGGAAGAATTGATGGGCAAGGGATGCACGATTGATTATCATGATCCGTTTATCAGCAAGATCAGCTTGAATGACGGAAGCCGCAAACAATCTGTCCCTTTCACAAAAGAACAAATCAATCAATACGACGTCATCATCATTCATACAGACCACGATGTGATTGACTACAGTATTTTGAAGGATGCCTCACCGATTATCTTTGACACAAGAAATGTATGCAGGGAAAAATCAGCCGACAATTGCAGAGTTGTCACTTTATAG
- a CDS encoding M28 family peptidase, producing MKFSFISAAVAASVIWGASAGPLSETHAHSTVKAPVFDTDEALDTMHALSETIGPRETGTAKEKEAAEYISNRLRAQGAAVQVQTFQLKKYFSGSVTAGEHEFPLRSADQSAVEKELRIEGAIFDGGLGLRDDVTGAKGKIAVIREGKIPISQKIKHAEQAGANAVIIYNQATKPLAVRPHSGKGITIPAAGMKKEDGEALLREKQAVIQFKNYKNRTSQNIIGTRKAAQANPSDADIIYVTAHYDSVKGAPGADDNASGTSAVLEISKQFTHIPKDKEIRFILFGAEELWSAGSSYYVSTLTKDERKHSQANFNADMIATDWKEASQMCVTTPDGRENPSVRYAEKAAEQSRLVKPSLIQLGYSDHVSFYEAGIPSANWIWLSPDTHEPGPWYHTENDNMKHISKERLEKAGALVTGAVTEAVKE from the coding sequence ATGAAATTTTCATTTATATCAGCTGCGGTGGCAGCAAGTGTTATATGGGGCGCGTCTGCCGGACCGCTGTCCGAAACCCATGCTCATTCAACAGTGAAGGCGCCGGTTTTTGATACTGACGAGGCATTGGACACCATGCATGCTCTGAGTGAAACCATCGGGCCGAGGGAAACGGGAACTGCGAAAGAAAAGGAAGCGGCTGAATACATATCGAATCGCCTGAGGGCTCAAGGCGCCGCTGTCCAAGTACAGACATTTCAATTGAAAAAGTATTTTTCAGGTTCAGTCACAGCAGGAGAGCATGAATTCCCGCTTCGCTCCGCTGATCAATCTGCTGTTGAAAAAGAGCTGAGAATAGAGGGCGCGATCTTTGACGGCGGCCTCGGATTACGCGATGACGTAACGGGAGCAAAAGGAAAGATTGCAGTAATCCGTGAGGGGAAGATCCCCATTTCGCAAAAGATAAAACATGCCGAACAAGCGGGAGCCAATGCAGTTATTATTTATAATCAGGCAACAAAACCGCTTGCTGTCCGCCCGCATAGCGGGAAAGGAATAACAATACCGGCGGCCGGTATGAAAAAAGAAGACGGTGAAGCATTGCTGCGGGAAAAGCAGGCAGTCATTCAATTTAAGAATTATAAAAACCGTACCTCACAAAATATCATAGGAACTCGCAAAGCGGCACAGGCCAACCCTTCTGATGCTGATATTATTTATGTCACAGCGCATTATGACAGCGTAAAAGGAGCGCCCGGAGCGGACGATAACGCCTCAGGCACATCTGCCGTTCTGGAAATAAGCAAGCAGTTTACACACATACCGAAAGATAAAGAAATCCGCTTTATCCTGTTCGGTGCAGAAGAATTATGGTCTGCGGGTTCATCTTATTACGTCAGTACACTTACGAAAGATGAAAGAAAGCACAGCCAGGCCAATTTTAATGCCGATATGATTGCGACTGACTGGAAAGAAGCGAGCCAAATGTGTGTCACCACTCCTGACGGCAGGGAAAATCCGAGTGTCCGGTATGCTGAAAAAGCCGCTGAACAATCCCGGCTGGTCAAGCCAAGCCTGATTCAGCTCGGTTACTCAGACCACGTCTCTTTTTATGAAGCGGGAATTCCGTCGGCTAACTGGATTTGGCTCAGCCCCGATACACATGAGCCGGGGCCCTGGTATCACACCGAGAATGATAATATGAAACATATCAGCAAAGAACGATTAGAGAAAGCGGGAGCACTCGTTACCGGAGCTGTAACTGAGGCTGTGAAAGAATAA
- the eno gene encoding phosphopyruvate hydratase, whose amino-acid sequence MPYIVDVYAREVLDSRGNPTVEVEVYTETGAFGRALVPSGASTGEYEAVELRDGDKDRYLGKGVLTAVNNVNEIISPELLGFDVTEQNAIDQLLIELDGTENKGKLGANAILGVSMACARAAADFLQIPLYQYLGGFNSKTLPVPMMNIVNGGEHADNNVDIQEFMIMPVGAPNFREALRMGAQIFHSLKSVLSAKGMNTAVGDEGGFAPNLGSNEEALQTIVEAIEKAGFKPGEEVKLAMDAASSEFYNKEDGKYHLSGEGVVKTSAEMVDWYEEMVSKYPIISIEDGLDENDWEGHKLLTERLGKKVQLVGDDLFVTNTKKLAEGIKNGVGNSILIKVNQIGTLTETFDAIEMAKRAGYTAVISHRSGETEDSTIADIAVATNAGQIKTGAPSRTDRVAKYNQLLRIEDQLAETAQYHGINSFYNLNK is encoded by the coding sequence ATGCCATACATTGTTGATGTTTATGCACGCGAAGTCCTTGACTCCCGCGGCAACCCGACAGTTGAAGTTGAAGTATATACAGAAACAGGAGCTTTTGGCCGCGCATTAGTGCCAAGCGGAGCTTCTACAGGTGAATACGAAGCGGTTGAGCTTCGTGACGGCGACAAAGACCGTTACCTTGGAAAAGGCGTGTTAACTGCTGTTAACAACGTAAACGAAATCATTTCTCCAGAGCTTCTCGGCTTTGACGTAACAGAACAAAACGCAATCGATCAGCTTTTGATCGAGCTTGACGGAACTGAAAACAAAGGCAAACTCGGTGCGAACGCAATCCTTGGCGTATCTATGGCTTGTGCGCGCGCTGCTGCTGATTTCTTACAGATTCCTCTTTATCAGTACCTTGGAGGCTTCAACTCAAAAACGCTTCCTGTACCGATGATGAACATCGTAAACGGCGGAGAGCATGCTGACAACAACGTAGACATTCAAGAATTCATGATTATGCCTGTAGGCGCGCCTAACTTCCGTGAAGCGCTTCGCATGGGCGCTCAAATCTTCCACAGCCTGAAATCAGTTCTTTCTGCTAAAGGAATGAACACAGCTGTAGGTGACGAAGGCGGATTCGCTCCGAACCTTGGTTCTAACGAAGAAGCGCTTCAAACAATCGTTGAAGCAATCGAAAAAGCCGGCTTCAAACCTGGCGAAGAAGTGAAACTTGCTATGGATGCTGCATCTTCTGAGTTCTACAACAAAGAAGACGGCAAATACCATCTGTCTGGCGAAGGCGTTGTGAAAACATCTGCTGAAATGGTTGACTGGTATGAAGAAATGGTTTCTAAATACCCAATCATCTCTATCGAAGACGGACTTGACGAAAACGACTGGGAAGGACATAAACTTCTTACAGAGCGTCTTGGCAAAAAAGTTCAGCTTGTCGGTGACGACCTTTTCGTTACAAACACGAAAAAGCTTGCTGAAGGTATCAAAAACGGCGTAGGCAACTCTATCCTGATCAAAGTAAACCAAATCGGTACATTGACTGAAACATTCGATGCGATCGAAATGGCGAAACGCGCGGGCTACACTGCCGTTATCTCTCACCGTTCTGGTGAAACTGAAGACAGCACAATCGCTGACATCGCTGTGGCAACAAACGCAGGACAAATCAAAACAGGTGCTCCGTCACGTACGGACCGTGTTGCGAAATACAACCAGCTTCTTCGCATCGAAGATCAGTTGGCTGAAACTGCTCAATACCACGGTATCAACTCTTTCTATAACTTGAATAAGTAA
- the gpmI gene encoding 2,3-bisphosphoglycerate-independent phosphoglycerate mutase — protein sequence MSKKPAALIILDGFGLRNETVGNAVAQAKKPNFDRYWNQYPHQTLTASGEAVGLPEGQMGNSEVGHLNIGAGRIVYQSLTRVNVAIREGEFERNQTFLDAIKNAKDNDKALHLFGLLSDGGVHSHINHLFALLKLAKSEGLTKVYIHGFLDGRDVGPQTAKTYIQQLNEQIEEIGVGEIASISGRYYSMDRDKRWDRVEKAYRAMAYGEGPSYKSAMDVVDDSYANGIHDEFVIPSVITKENGEPVAKIHDGDSVIFYNFRPDRAIQISNTFTNKDFRDFDRGENHPKNLHFVCLTHFSESVDGYVAFKPVNLDNTVGEVLAQHGLKQLRIAETEKYPHVTFFMSGGREEEFPGEERILINSPKVATYDLKPEMSAYEVKDALVKEIAADKHDAIILNFANPDMVGHSGMVEPTIKAIEAVDECLGEVVDAIIAKGGHAIITADHGNADILITETGEPHTAHTTNPVPVIVTKEGVTLREGGILGDLAPTLLDLLGVEKPKEMTGTSLIQK from the coding sequence ATGAGTAAAAAACCAGCTGCACTCATCATTCTTGATGGGTTCGGATTACGCAATGAAACAGTCGGAAACGCAGTCGCACAAGCGAAAAAACCGAATTTCGACCGTTATTGGAACCAATACCCTCATCAGACGCTGACGGCATCAGGCGAAGCAGTCGGACTGCCTGAAGGACAGATGGGGAACTCTGAAGTCGGACATTTGAATATCGGCGCCGGACGTATTGTGTACCAAAGCTTAACACGCGTGAACGTTGCCATCCGCGAAGGTGAATTCGAACGCAATCAAACGTTCCTTGACGCCATCAAAAACGCGAAGGACAACGACAAAGCGCTGCACCTGTTCGGTCTTCTTTCTGACGGAGGCGTACACAGTCATATCAATCATTTATTCGCGCTGCTGAAGCTTGCGAAAAGTGAAGGGCTGACGAAGGTGTATATTCACGGTTTCCTCGACGGCCGCGATGTAGGTCCGCAAACAGCGAAAACTTACATTCAGCAGCTGAATGAGCAAATCGAAGAAATCGGTGTCGGCGAAATCGCCAGCATTTCCGGACGCTACTACTCCATGGACCGCGACAAACGCTGGGACCGTGTGGAAAAAGCGTACCGCGCAATGGCTTACGGCGAAGGCCCGTCTTACAAGAGCGCAATGGATGTAGTGGACGATTCTTATGCGAACGGCATTCATGATGAATTCGTCATTCCGTCCGTCATCACAAAAGAAAACGGCGAACCTGTTGCGAAAATTCATGACGGCGATTCTGTAATTTTCTATAATTTCAGACCTGACCGCGCCATCCAGATTTCGAACACGTTTACCAACAAAGATTTCCGCGATTTCGACCGCGGTGAAAATCATCCGAAAAACCTGCATTTCGTCTGCCTGACTCACTTCAGTGAATCTGTTGACGGATATGTGGCTTTTAAACCGGTAAACCTTGATAATACGGTCGGTGAAGTATTAGCACAGCACGGGTTAAAACAGCTTCGCATTGCGGAAACTGAAAAGTATCCGCACGTTACGTTCTTTATGAGCGGCGGCCGCGAAGAAGAATTCCCGGGCGAAGAGCGCATCCTCATTAACTCGCCGAAGGTCGCAACATATGACCTGAAGCCTGAAATGAGCGCGTATGAAGTGAAGGATGCTCTTGTAAAAGAAATCGCGGCTGACAAGCACGACGCGATCATCCTGAACTTTGCAAACCCTGACATGGTCGGCCACTCCGGAATGGTCGAACCGACAATTAAAGCAATTGAAGCAGTGGACGAATGCTTAGGCGAAGTGGTTGACGCCATCATCGCTAAAGGCGGCCACGCCATCATTACCGCTGATCACGGTAATGCAGACATTCTGATTACAGAAACAGGCGAACCGCACACTGCCCATACGACAAACCCAGTCCCTGTCATTGTGACGAAAGAAGGCGTGACGCTGCGCGAAGGCGGAATCCTAGGCGACCTCGCACCAACGTTATTAGACCTTCTCGGTGTTGAAAAACCGAAAGAAATGACCGGAACATCTTTAATTCAAAAATAA
- the tpiA gene encoding triose-phosphate isomerase, whose translation MRKPIIAGNWKMNKTLGEAVSFVEEVKNSIPAADKAEAVVCAPALFLEKLTSAVKGTDLKVGAQNMHFEENGAFTGEISPVALKDLGVDYCVIGHSERREMFAETDETVNKKAHAAFKHGIVPIICVGETLEEREAGKTNDLVADQVKKGLAGLSEEQVAASVIAYEPIWAIGTGKSSTAKDANDVCAHIRKVVAESFSQEAADKLRIQYGGSVKPANIKEYMAESDIDGALVGGASLEPQSFVQLLEEGQYE comes from the coding sequence ATGAGAAAACCAATTATAGCCGGTAACTGGAAAATGAACAAAACTCTCGGCGAGGCTGTCAGCTTCGTTGAAGAAGTGAAAAATTCCATTCCAGCAGCAGACAAAGCGGAAGCCGTTGTTTGCGCACCAGCTCTTTTCTTAGAAAAGCTGACTTCTGCTGTTAAAGGAACTGACTTAAAAGTCGGCGCCCAAAACATGCATTTTGAAGAAAACGGTGCGTTCACAGGCGAAATCAGCCCGGTCGCTCTGAAAGACCTTGGCGTGGATTACTGCGTCATCGGCCACTCTGAGCGCCGTGAAATGTTCGCTGAAACTGATGAAACAGTTAACAAAAAAGCGCATGCCGCTTTCAAACACGGCATTGTGCCGATCATTTGCGTAGGTGAAACGCTTGAAGAGCGCGAAGCCGGAAAAACAAATGATCTTGTTGCCGATCAAGTGAAAAAAGGTCTTGCGGGTCTTTCTGAAGAGCAAGTTGCAGCTTCCGTTATTGCGTACGAGCCAATCTGGGCAATCGGAACAGGCAAATCTTCTACAGCGAAAGATGCAAACGACGTCTGCGCGCATATCCGCAAAGTTGTTGCTGAAAGCTTCAGCCAAGAAGCTGCTGACAAGCTCCGCATTCAATACGGCGGCAGCGTAAAACCTGCAAATATTAAAGAATATATGGCAGAGTCCGATATTGACGGTGCTTTGGTCGGCGGCGCAAGCCTTGAACCGCAGTCATTCGTTCAATTATTGGAGGAAGGTCAATATGAGTAA
- a CDS encoding phosphoglycerate kinase, with product MNKKTVKDIDVKGKVVFCRVDFNVPMKDGEVTDDTRIRAALPTIKHLADQGAKVLLASHLGRPKGEVVEELRLTPVAARLGELLGKEVKKADEAYGDAVKAQISDMKDGDVLVLENVRFYPGEEKNDPELAKAFAELADVYVNDAFGAAHRAHASTAGIAEHLPAVAGFLMEKELDVLGKAVTNPERPFTAIIGGAKVKDKIGVIESLLDKVDNLIIGGGLAYTFVKALGYEIGKSLLEEDKIELAKSFMDRAKEKGVKFYMPEDVLVADDFSNDANVKMVPISEIPSDLEAIDIGTKTRETYADVIKNSKLVVWNGPMGVFEIDLFAQGTKAVAEALAEAKDTYSVIGGGDSAAAVEKFGLADKMSHISTGGGASLEFMEGKELPGVAALNDK from the coding sequence ATGAATAAGAAAACAGTAAAAGACATCGACGTAAAAGGCAAAGTCGTATTCTGCCGCGTTGACTTTAACGTTCCAATGAAAGACGGGGAAGTAACAGACGATACTCGTATCCGCGCTGCGCTTCCAACAATCAAACACCTTGCAGACCAAGGCGCGAAAGTCCTTCTTGCGAGCCACCTAGGCCGCCCGAAAGGTGAAGTGGTTGAGGAGCTTCGTTTAACTCCTGTCGCTGCGCGCTTAGGCGAACTGCTTGGCAAAGAAGTGAAAAAAGCGGATGAAGCTTACGGAGATGCTGTAAAAGCACAAATTTCCGATATGAAGGACGGAGACGTTCTTGTATTGGAAAACGTACGTTTCTACCCTGGTGAAGAGAAAAATGATCCTGAGCTTGCAAAAGCATTTGCTGAGCTTGCGGATGTATATGTCAATGACGCATTCGGTGCTGCCCACCGTGCTCACGCATCTACAGCCGGAATTGCCGAGCATCTGCCGGCGGTTGCAGGATTCCTGATGGAAAAAGAGCTTGACGTTCTCGGCAAAGCCGTGACAAATCCTGAGCGCCCGTTTACGGCGATCATCGGCGGAGCGAAAGTAAAAGACAAAATCGGCGTAATCGAAAGTCTGCTTGATAAAGTGGACAACCTGATTATCGGCGGAGGTCTTGCTTACACATTCGTAAAAGCCCTTGGATACGAAATCGGTAAATCTTTGCTTGAAGAAGATAAAATCGAGCTTGCAAAATCATTCATGGACCGCGCGAAAGAAAAAGGCGTGAAATTCTATATGCCTGAAGATGTGCTCGTTGCAGACGATTTCTCTAACGATGCAAACGTGAAAATGGTGCCGATCTCTGAAATCCCTAGTGATTTAGAAGCAATCGACATTGGTACGAAAACACGCGAAACGTATGCTGACGTTATCAAAAACAGCAAACTTGTCGTGTGGAACGGACCGATGGGCGTATTCGAAATCGACTTGTTCGCTCAAGGAACAAAAGCGGTTGCGGAAGCATTGGCAGAGGCGAAAGATACATACTCTGTCATCGGCGGAGGAGACTCTGCGGCAGCCGTTGAAAAATTCGGCCTTGCTGATAAAATGAGCCATATCTCTACAGGCGGCGGCGCATCTCTTGAATTCATGGAAGGCAAAGAGCTTCCTGGTGTAGCTGCACTGAACGATAAATAA
- the gap gene encoding type I glyceraldehyde-3-phosphate dehydrogenase yields MAVKVGINGFGRIGRNVFRAALNNPEVEVVAVNDLTDANMLAHLLQYDSVHGKLDAEVKVDGSNLVVNGKTIEVSAERDPAKLSWGKQGVEIVVESTGFFTKRADAAKHLEAGAKKVIISAPANEEDITIVMGVNEDKYDAANHHVISNASCTTNCLAPFAKVLNDKFGIKRGMMTTVHSYTNDQQILDLPHKDYRRARAAAENIIPTSTGAAKAVSLVLPELKGKLNGGAMRVPTPNVSLVDLVAELNKDVTAEDVNAALKEAAEGDLKGILGYSEEPLVSGDYNGNANSSTIDALSTMVMEGSMVKVISWYDNESGYSNRVVDLAAYIAKQGL; encoded by the coding sequence ATGGCAGTAAAAGTCGGTATTAACGGTTTTGGTCGTATTGGACGTAACGTATTCCGCGCAGCATTAAACAATCCTGAAGTTGAGGTAGTAGCGGTTAACGATTTAACAGACGCTAACATGCTTGCTCATCTTTTACAATATGATTCCGTACACGGAAAATTAGACGCAGAAGTTAAAGTTGACGGCAGCAACCTTGTTGTTAACGGCAAAACAATCGAAGTTTCTGCTGAGCGCGATCCTGCGAAACTCAGCTGGGGCAAACAAGGCGTTGAAATCGTAGTTGAATCTACTGGTTTCTTCACAAAACGCGCAGACGCTGCGAAACATTTAGAAGCTGGCGCGAAAAAAGTTATCATCTCTGCACCTGCTAACGAAGAAGATATCACAATCGTTATGGGTGTTAACGAAGACAAATACGATGCGGCTAACCACCATGTTATCTCTAACGCATCTTGCACAACAAACTGCCTTGCGCCGTTTGCAAAAGTACTTAACGACAAATTCGGCATCAAACGCGGTATGATGACAACTGTTCACTCTTACACAAACGATCAGCAAATTCTTGATCTTCCGCACAAAGACTACCGTCGTGCGCGTGCAGCAGCTGAAAACATCATTCCTACATCAACTGGTGCTGCTAAAGCAGTTTCCCTCGTTCTTCCTGAACTGAAAGGCAAACTGAACGGCGGAGCTATGCGTGTGCCGACTCCAAACGTTTCTCTTGTTGACTTAGTTGCTGAACTGAACAAAGACGTAACGGCTGAAGACGTAAACGCAGCTCTTAAAGAAGCGGCTGAAGGCGACCTTAAAGGAATCCTTGGCTACAGCGAAGAGCCATTAGTATCCGGAGACTACAACGGCAATGCTAACTCTTCTACAATCGATGCTCTTTCTACAATGGTTATGGAAGGCAGCATGGTAAAAGTAATCTCTTGGTACGATAACGAAAGCGGCTATTCTAACCGCGTTGTTGACCTTGCAGCTTACATCGCAAAACAAGGTCTTTAA